The genomic segment gacacagagttaTGAATTGTTGTTGTGCCAAACACTTTTCGATATGAATTTCCTGTatactgaagtgtgtgtgtgtgtgtctgttcctgcATGGTTacttgtgtgtgttttatagggTGAGCGGGGACTTTCTGGGCCACCTGGAATCCAAGGAGAAACTGGGATTGGACTTCCTGGACCCAAGGTATCACTCCATCACCCCATTGTTTGAAAAATGAGGTAATTACATTTTCCCCCAACCACCTGTTGTATCTCACCTCGCGGGTGTTCCACTCTCTCTGCAGGGTGATGTGGGGTTCCAGGGGCGACTGGGGCCTCCAGGACCACCTGGCTTAGGGGAACCTGGACTACCGGTGAGTTAGCACGACCACAATGTACGCATATTTGACCGCAACGTACGCATGCATTTATGAATACTCTTAAATGACTCAGTGAAATGGGTGTTGTGTATGGAGTGTATGGAGTCTATGGTTATTCAAGTCTGTTCACCATTGGTTGATTTTGTTTGTGTTTCACAGGGGCCTCAAGGGCCACAGGGCATCCAAGGAGAGAAGGGTCCTATAGGAGAAGGCTTCGCCGGGCCAAAGGTATGACTGAGCGTCTGCAGAGATGTGTCCCGGTCTGGGCTCCAGATCTGTGGCTGTAAAACCAGCAACATCACATGGATGATGGTTGCAGGAGAAGACACAGCGCCGTAAAAGTCCATTTGAACTACACCTCTATTTGGTATCACAGTGTCCACACAATGGATCTATCGATCAGTGATTTCGTCTTCTTGTTCTACTACGGAGTAACTTCCAGCATGCAGGTAGGCGAAGTTCAGAGTTCAAATGGACGTCAGGTGAACCCATACAGCCCCTGGGCTGGGAAACACCCAGAAGCTATCCAGAATCCCTGTAGAACATGAAAGGAGTgagtcattcaactgagaccagAAGGAAGGAATGACACCATCTGCTTTTCACTGGGTTGCTCAGGCACACATGGGCTACATCTGCCCAAACCagacccctctctttctccctgctccAACATATCCTCTGAACTCAAGTGTTACCAGGATACGGCTACGCTATTTGAATTGCAGTGAGTGTTTTGCCTTTAAAGATATTATCTTATACTGTAGCCTACGCCCTTGTTGCGACTTGTAAAAGAATGGTTGTAAATGCAACAATGCAAACATGCCATTCCtttagagagagagctgtgttacGGTAATGACCGttttatatagatatatatattgcCTACTTCGCGACAAGGAAAACATTATTCTTCTAGTGGCAGGTGAGGTAACACAGATCAACAATTGTTTTGATCATTCCTGAATGGTCTGGGTAAACAACGCATGATTACGTTTTGGGAACGCACCTAAGTAGCATCGTGCCAAATGTAATCTCTGTTTGGCGAAGTTGCAACTTCGACTCATAATAGTCTAGTCAACTGACTGAAGAGACACATCCTTGTATTGCAATATTTCATTGAAACCTCAGTCCACACAAAGATCCTATCATTAGAGATATTTATCTGGTAGTTTACACCGGAGAGAGTGACGGTGTGAGTTTCCACCAGTCATCTAGAAGCGTCTACCGTTAGAGATGGCCTCAAGGCTTTTACTTTCCTGCATTGAGGCTGACCCCAGACACACGGCTCTGGTTATGAGCAGCAGCGCTCTGTTGCTAGTCACAAGTTCTGACAAGTTCCAGATTCACGAGAGCTGAAAAGATTTTTACTGCTACCCTTGTCATCAACACCTGCCGGGGTGAAGAAATTGAGGATTATGGGGGATTAATGCGTGCATTATATCTAAGCTCCGTTGCAGGTATGTTGCTGGTTTGTCCTTAGGTATTGCTAATGCTATAGCTGCAGAGTgtattctccccagacctgagGTAACCTCTGAGGTAATGGACATGTtttacacacatctctctctcactctctctgcttcAAATTTGATTATTGTATAAAGCCCTTCACAacgtttatttattttagtcTTCTATCATTTCAAGTCGGAGCCTGACTCCTGCAGTAATTAAGTACAAAGAACATTCAACGACATTCAGGTGGTCGCTGTGGTTTCCATCTCCACCAGTGCTGATCTACTCACGCTCGGTGCCAAAGCCCTTCTCTGGAAAAATGAGAGTAACACTAAACATGTCCTCCAGCATCTCAATATCTGTCAGAACCCGCCTCGACCGTGTGGTCTCCCTGGAACGTTCCTTGGAGGTCCAGAGTGGATGCATGCAAGGCTGGGAAGATATCTGAAGAAGTTTCCAGAACCCCTTTCACGTTCCTGTTTAGACTTCCTGTCTCTCACGCAGGAACAGACACAGTAAACGGACGTCTGTTGTCACCTTGCGAACCCATCCTCGGCGTGGGACATAGATAGACGTAAACACAAATTACAACGGAATGCTTGAACCTTTTGCCAAGACGGAAGGAAAAACTCACCTTAACGTTTTCATAACGCTCCATTGTTCTTATCAGCCTTGTGGTTGTTGGTTAGCGGGATCATGATTGTTTTCCCATGAAGGAATAACTGTCTGTGTTGCTGTTATCTTTCTTAGGGCAGATTCCTAATCTGAAATCTAAATCTCTCATTGACATCAGTAGATGAAAGTCTGAGTTATGGGCACAGATCTCAAATTGGGATTCTGCCTTCACTGTATGGCTGGTGTGAGTTTATCTCtctctggtgagagagagagtgagagagactgaAGAGTTGAAGAGAATTGTAAAAAGCTGTGCTTGTCCCTCCACAGGGGGACCGGGGCCTGGAGGGGCCGAGGGGGCCCAGAGGACAGCCCGGCGCTGGAATCAAAGGAGACAAGGTACAGTGTAGACTGTAAAACTAAATCTGGGTGAATGGCCTTCACACAAACACGCAGTGTACCTCAGGAACACATAAAGAGCCTTGGTTAAGGAGTCGGCAGAAGCACTGGTGTCTAGGTCTCATTCAGACTGAGGTTAGATATGAGGCCCCTATTGAATCTGTGTGGTGATGAATCACACAGGGGTCAAGGCCTGGATGCTGTGCTGTGAGAAAGTTCATGGGTGAAGTAAAGGCTGATTTAAAGGGTGCATCTCAATTGTCTAAAGCGGCCTCCTCCCCTCGTCTCTTTGTTTTCATTGTAACTGGTTTTAAAGGTCTGGACAGGTGGACGGAAAGCCCTGGTTCAGAAGGGTTCCTGTCTTTTGCTTTCACCTAGTCTGTGTTttcagataaaggggaggagacaaggagaTTAAGCTACTTAacactattgagatgcagcctcatTCTACCTGAACAACGTGTGTACTGTCAGAAATAGAATCACGGTCCCACACTGATTATGTGATATGAATTGATGATGTTTATAaattgggtggttcgagccctcaatgctgattgactgacagccgtgatatatcagaccatataccacgggtatgacaaaacagttatttttgttgctgtaattatgttggtaaacagtttataatagaaataaggcacctcgggggtttgtgatatatggccaatataccatggctaagggctgtgtccaggcactccgcgttgcgtcgtgcaaagaacagtccttagccgtggtatattggccatatacaacaccccattgggccttattgcttaattataccattATGAATGAAGCAAACACCGATAGAATTCCGGTAGCTGATGATCATTCTCACAGATTTAAACGTTAATTGACCttaaaatggtgtttgttcttggCCTGATTAGTCTTGGCAAGTTTAGCCTTGTGGTGAAATTCATCCTTGGGATATTGGCAGTGCTTTCATCATATAATGAGGGCAATCCTTCAGCAAGAATGCAGTTAGCTAACATTCTGTGTTTACGCCATGTAACTTTATAACAGCTCTGTTGACACTATAAAGTGAGTCAAGCTGGCATTTTATAGATTATAGATGAGACATGCATGTATTACTGGGTCATTGGATCTGGAGTTGGTTTACTTTATTGCCTATCCAAATAGTCAATTGCGTGAACATTCTCAATATTTAATAGCAAGGTGACTAGCAGGAGGATTTTTAGCACAGTATTTGTGTTATGTTGACTACTTTCCCTTCATTTAACAGTTAATGAAAGGGTGAATATCCAAAccaatatatatgtatgtatatgtacttTTTGTATATTTATTTCATTTACTTTTCCTGTAACGCATCCACAAGCTTGTGTTGGTGTAATTATAGCTATGATGCCAACAACGACTCTCTTTGTGACCCTTAGGGTGGCTTTGGCCCTCCAGGTTTTCCAGGGCCTATCGGCCTGCCAGGGCTGGGCATTCAGGGGGAGAAGGTACGTAGGCCCACCTATTCATTATTACAGGTTTCACCAAGTATCACCCATACATAGTTTATGGATTACTGTCCTAATGTGACTACCTTGTGCTTCCTGTCCTACCAGGGTATAGAAGGGCCTCGGGGGCCACCAGGGGGCAGGGGTCCACAAGGAGATGGATATCCAGGGCCCAAGGTTTGTGTTTGAATGCTTCTTCCTTGACTTTACTTTTGGATCAATTGTGGTTATGGCATGTTTAGGCAATCGCTAATGACTGTGTATGGGTGCTCCTCTCATCCACAGGGTGACCAGGGCTTACCAGGGGAGCTTGgttcaacaggagagagaggggctggcgAACCTGGGGCTAAGGTGAGTCCTCCTCCCATGGAAACGCAATGTGTAGTTTGTCCTCGGTGTGGTGTTACATTTGGATATGTAGTCAATGCGATGTGAGACAGACAACCAGCGATCTCTCTTCAGGGTGAGCCAGGAGCGTCAGGATTGGCTGGTTTTCCTGGCCTCCCAGGAGAGGATGGGGCCCCAGGACAGAAGGTATTTCATCTTCCGCCATCTCTCCGGCACCATAGGTTGATACTGTACCTCTTTGAATTTGACCATTGGATTCATATTCTTTGCTTGTGTGCCTGTTTGTGTTTGTCTATATAGGGTGAACCAGGTGTTGGTGGTCTGAGGGGGCCAGAGGGAGCTGCGGGGATTGGTACTCAGGGTGAGAAGGTAAGAAGATTCCCAGGTTTTCTCCTCACATCGCTGCTTCAAGATTTTCATCTTCATTAATCTGGACAGCTGTGGTATTCTGAGGTTGTTTTTTTGTGCTGTTTCTTTGATGAATGATGTCTCTCCTCATAGGGAGACCAGGGCCAGAGGGGCATTCGGGGCTTGGGTGGGCCTCCTGGAATCGCTGGGCCCTCTGGGGCAAAGGTGAGGACATAGTCCTCATTTATCATCAGTCAACactctgtactgtagtgtaatgtggtCACACTGCGATCTTTGActtctaacctctgacctcttctAGGGGGAGCCTGGGACACCAGGTCGACTGGGTATGCCAGGACTTCCAGGGCGGGGCATCATAGGACCTAAGGTAACAGCCCTCTGTCCCAAAATGCCTACAATTCACCATGTAGATGAGGTTTTTGCCATATCATAACCATGTTATAACTGTCTCTTAACCATATTATAACTCTGTCTCAGGGCGATCTTGGCCCACCTGGTCCATCTGGACCATTAGGGGAGACAGGCTACGGGCTGCCTGGTCCTAAGGTGAGACACATTATGCCACACTACTAGAATAATAGGGAATAATTCATAGGATTTACTTATTTATCGGAATAATCAGCGTAGTTCATTGATGTACTGATATTTATTGACTTGAATCTTGATGTACTTTTATTGAATCACATAAACTTTTAGGGTGATCGTGGAGGTCCTGGTCCGTCTGGTCCATTTGGGCCCAAAGGCGATGGTTATCCTGGCCCTACGGTGAGCAACACTGCTGCTTATTCATGTGTTGCTAATGCATGAGTTGTACCAGTGTTGACCCCAGTGTTTACCTGTGGTTTGTAGGGAACTCCTGGTCTACCGGGGCTTCCTGGTGAACCAGGCCTGGAGGGGCTGGGCATCCCTGGACCAAAGGTAAAGATATGGTTCCGTGCGAGGGTGTCAGATCTGGGTTATTTTGGATAGTGACAACAGCCCTGGGTGAACAGAAGACCTCAATTAGCAGAAGACATCATGATATCTGTGTGTTTTCTCCCGCCTAGGGTGATATTGGCTTCAGGGGCTTGCCAGGTTTAGCAGGCCCCCCCGGCGAGGGGCTACAAGGTCTACCGGTATGTATTGTAGTCTGACATGAAGAAGCTAACCTGCTAAACAGTTGGCAAAGAATCGATCCCAGCTCTGATTCAAAACCGATTTAGCCTTGTTCAGCGCCATCATAAACCCACTGAGTCATGGTGATCGATACTAGTATTACCTCATGCTGGCAGACTCCACATTTCAGATCCACCTTGTACGTGTGAACACCTATCCCCAGGGACCTTGTATTCAAAGGCTGCCATAATCAGCGTTTCATTCTTACAGGACATATATCATTTTCACACACTTCCAAGAACATGTGATTATATCCCAACATAAGGGTCTAATGAGAACCATTGGGGCCAGGGTGCCTATAACCAACACAATACCCAGAGCCTGCAGTCTAGCTTATAATATTACATCCAGCTTTCTCTTCAGGCTTTTCATCTCCTATAGCCCCAGAAGCCCTAGGGAGCGGGCAGACCTGAGGGTTGAGGTAGCCCTGTCCGTCACATCAGTAGGTCTGGTCTCCTACAGTAAGCTTGCTTATATGTGTCAGACTATGAACAGTAAAGCCAGAGACACTCAAGCTGTGAAGTTACCTGCTCGTGAAACGGCTGCCCTGTGAAATCAGGTTACTTTTTAAGTCTAGGTTTGTTAAGTGAAAAGTGAAGGGTTTGTCCCTTGGCTTAGCTTATTTTGCATGACTAGCTAGGTTTGACACAATAGTGCAGTGTGGTTGGGCTGCGTTGTGTTGTGCTGACACTTTTTAATTGCTATTGTACATATGGTTATAACTTCTGCTAATTTCTAGGGTGGCATTGGACGACAGGGCCCACCAGGGCCAACGGGGCCCCCTGGGCAGGGTATTCAGGGCCCGAAGGTAGGTCTAGTAATTCGAACTAAGCAAGCAAATAAAAATTTTCTTGTTTCTTTAAAATGTTGAGTTGAGCATGACAAATCTTCTCTGTATTTTGTGGACCCTTTCAGGGCGAGGCAGGGTCTCAGGGCGTGACGGGCCCTCGGGGGCCACCAGGGGAAGGATTCCCAGGGGCCAAGGTGACGACAGACACAGTGGTTTGAAGCATATGGCAGTGTATTTGAACTTTTGTGACCTTTGACCCTGTGTTATCTGGCTCTATGACAGGGTGACCGTGGCTCTGGAGGGGAGAGGGGCCTGAAGGGGGTCAAAGGTGATTTGGGTGACCCTGGAGTTCCTGGCCAATCAGTGAGTCGTGTCATGGGTCGCTTTTATAATCAGGGCGAGTCATTTGATAACAGGGATACATGCTGTAATAAACAATTAACTGCAATCAGAGTAGAAACTGATCAGACCAATGTTTTACTGCTTCCTTTTAGGGCAGACCAGGATTCAAAGGCGACATGGGCCTCACAGTAAGTTGTCAGTCTTTAGCCGTCTTTTGAGTTCACATTAGTCTTTTTTATTCCATTTAGTCACCATGTCAATCCGGATTTTGACCCACAGAGAGAAGACATCATTAAAATGATCAAGGAGATTTGtggtaaataaaacatttatttgttgtgCTTGTGTAGTATAATTTAACATTGATTTCAACATTTGTTGAGAGTGCATTGGAAAACATCCTTTCTACGTCCGAATCGTATATCTCTGCGTTGTTTCCAGGTTGCGGAATCAAATGCAAGGAGCGGCCCATGGAGCTGGTGTTCGTCATTGACAGCTCGGAGAGCGTTGGGCCGGAGAACTTTGAGATCATCAAGGACTTTGTGGCGGCCCTGGTGGACCGCGTGACGGTGGGCCGCAACGCCACCCGCATCGGCCTGGTCCTCTACAGCCTGGAGGTCAAGCTAGAGTTCAACCTGGCGCGCTACATGACCAAGCAGGATGTCAAACAGGCCATACGAAATATCCCTTATATAGGTGAGGGCACCCACACAGGCACCGCCATCCGCAAGGCCACCCAGGATGCCTTCTACAGCTCTCGCAAGGGGGTCAGTAAAGTGGCTATAGTTATTACTGACGGACAGACGGATAAGCGGGAGTCGGTGAAGCTGGATATTGCGGTGCGGGAGGCGCATGCAGCCAACATCGAGATGTACGCATTGGGGATCGTGAATACGTCGGACCCTACGCAGTCCGAGTTCCTGAGGGAGCTCAACCTGATCGCGTCAGACCCTGATAGTGAACACATGTACCTCATTGATGACTTCAACACGCTGCCAGGTAAGGCAAAATGCCAAGTTGGTGTTACATTCAGTTGGTTTTGGTTTATCGTGTTGGTGATTCCTCACGAAACCCAAACAAAAAAGACCATGATTTTTGGGATTATCACTCAATATAGTCCATAGAATAGTCCTTTGcaggaaggattgttgacatatatttgacatttcTATCTAAAAGCATAAATGAGAAATATTtgacattttggccttacccCGGCCTCCTTTAAGACACCAtagtgtttcatctgtaggtggtGTCAAATGACGCTTTAGGTTATTACAATGTTAGCTGAATGTTGAATGGCCCTGGTATATTTGTCCTCTAGAGTTGTTCCTGGTCAGCTGACATAGTGAAGAAAAACTCCTGCCCCTACGTTAGCAGCAGGTCTACTGTTATTATACGGTGTAATCTGTAAATATACCTAATGTACCAAGTTAACTGCATTAAGTTCAAGTCTCCAAGGCTAATACCGGTACAATGCGATTCATCGCCTGTTCCCAGTCATCACAACATCCTGttactctgtcgctctctctcagctctggaGTCCAAGCTCGTCAGCAAGTTCTGTGAAGACGAGAACGGTGATCTGATATACAACCGTGTCACCAATGGATATAGGAACGGGAAGAACGGGAACTATGGCAATGGGAACTATGGCAATGGCTATGGGACCACCAACCAGGAGGACTTCAACAATGGGAGGCGAACAGTCACCACTACCGGCACTCAAAGTCAGGGTGGCAGGGTAGACCTAACACAGCCTATCAACCTTGGCACCGCCACAGTACAGGTCTTTACAGCACATTAACAGACATTTAGCAGAGGCACTAGCCAGAAAACAACCTACTGTCAATGTATAGTTGACCTGACTTGCATGCTCCATTGAACTAATGAAAACACTGTCTCCTCTTAGTCTACTGTACATTATCTCACTAtagtaacactgtctcctcttagtctactgtacattatctcactatagtaacactgtctcctcttagtctactgtacattatctcactatagtaacactgtctcctcttagTCTACTGTATATTATCTCACTAtagtaacactgtctcctcttagCCTACTGTACATTATCCCCTGTGcggcgggacggacatccagcgaaaaatcctatcgccattagcataacaaaatttaatatatatttttttcaacagcgctacaatttactaaattactattcgaaaacgtttttaaaatgtaatattgtcattctaagatttatagatgaatatctcttgaaagcacctgtaatgccagatttaaaaataactttactgggtaatcacactttgcgataaaaggggatgcgatactcagaacaataggctagcaatacaggtcagcgccatcttggaacaatcgcatatcaaatctagtcttgtatactattgtcaataatcccttacctttgattatcttcatccttaggcacttccaggaatcccaggtccacaacaaatgtattttagttagaaaaagttcatcctttatgttccattagcttgttgttgttagcgcgttctgaaggctgcaccaaaagttccgatgtgcgcggggctactctttcaacaaaatgcatttttttcttatttaggttcgttcaaacatgtcaaacgttgtataacataaatctttagggcctttttcaaccagagctccaataagattcaagggggacgattgcattgtctttataaacgtttcgaaatgggagggtagccaggggcgccggcgtcataatggtgatggccctctccgtgtgaccacgttccacagcgtgtcattctgtcagttttcagagtaggagactcaaatcactttgtaaagactggggacatctagtggaagcaataggaagtgctcaatgaaccatagctcacggtgtgattaataggcaacgtgatgaagttgagtccgcaattcagaattccacttcctgtttcgatctgtctcggggttttgactgccatatgagttctgttatactcacagacaccattcaaacagttttagaaactttagggtgttttctatccacaagtattaattatatgcatatcctagcttctgagtttgagtagtaggccgtttaaaatgggcccaatttttttcaaaatgcgctgtggcgccccctatcctaggcgaccgtcgaGGTTTAACTCACTATAGTAACAGTCTCGTCTTAGTCTACTGTACATTATCTCACTAtagtaacactgtctcctcttagtctactgtacattatctcactatagtaacactgtctcctcttagtctactgtacattatctcactatagtaacactgtctcctcttagTCTACTGTACATTATCTCACTATAGTAACACTGGGCTTGTTACTTTGTTTCAGGCTTTAAATCTGTGTATTTGTGTTTTGTTACTAATTGACAATAGGATAAGGACTTTGTTGGTCCTCACATTTTTCCTTGTGTGTTTTCTATTCCTCCGGCTCCAGACAGGACAGCGTAAGGGAGGCCAGGATGGAGGTATTTACACCCCAGATTGGGGGACTGGTCGTGGGGACGTTCCCACGTTGAACCGCAACACGTCCTCCTCCTCCAGGGAATCCTCATCTTCAAATACAAGAGGGTCctcttcctcatcatcatcaggAACGTCATCAGGAACGTCATCTTCATCCTCAGGGTCCTCAGGCTCTGTCCAGTTAGTGCCTGCACCACGACCCAAACTTCCCAAAGGTATGTTGGACCCACTGCCAACAACAGCTGGGAGTTGTGCTATATCTATGTAGTCATGACAGTCTACCCTGTGGCTGTTCAGTAAACTAAAGGATTTATTCATATGAGCCGTTCAGATTACTACAACGCCTGTCGAAATCAATTACTGAATGATTCCAACTGAAATGGACCCTAATTTTGTTGATGCTTTAGCTATATCTGGCAATGAACAGAATCAGTATACTAGTGTGCCGTGGCCCCTACATCCTGATATACGTCTATTTATTTAGTGGGCCTTCACTAACAATCTTCTTTCTGTGTTCTGCCCGgtcagagtttgtgcctctggaCCCTCGCTGTGCTCTGGTCCTAGACCAGGGCCCATGTCGGGATTACAAAATGCGCTGGTACTACGACAAGCAGGCCAATGCATGCGCCCAGTTCTGGTACGGAGCCTGTGAGGGGAACCAGAACCGCTTCAACACAGAGGAGGAGTGCAAGAGGACATGTGTGCAAGAACGAGCCGGTATTGTATAGCTCATCTTTCAATTATCTTTGGTTTCGGTTGAATATTTATCAAGTATGGGTTTTGTGTGAATGTTGTCATGTGGTTTCTTCACAACAGGCTGAGAAGACATCTGTCGTTGTCTCGCTCAATTCAGTCTTTAAACTGATGTTCCATGGCACCGTGTACTTCACAATGGAAGGAGGTCAAGTCATGACACTATGTTGTACCTATTGAATGCTCCTTTGACACTCCCTAGTTCCTCTCTCCTACCCTTGACCTAAAACTCTACGCACTTATTATAAATATTCCTAAACTAATTCCAGTGACTGATTTGAACTTTAATTTTACCGCCAATCTCTGTATAATGTTTCcttaaaaacggctgcattggacctttatctcaatatcaaat from the Salmo salar chromosome ssa17, Ssal_v3.1, whole genome shotgun sequence genome contains:
- the LOC106575308 gene encoding collagen alpha-1(XXVIII) chain isoform X1, producing the protein MSPSLYWFLLLCRLHSLWAQDHYSPYDKRIVDRRGKNKLLTTNVIPKNGQSLLNEGCGLELAFLVDSSESAKDNHAQEKMFATDVVERLQGVKLQTGRALSSRAALLQFSSHVIIEQTFKQWRGVANFKARIAPIRYIGHGTYTTYAITNLTKIYMEESEPGSVRVAILLTDGIPHPRNPDIFSAVADAKNQGVKFFMVGITPAANDTSNVAQLRQLASSPANRYLHNLQDRDIVDKVIKEITELADEGCPLDLKCACDKGERGPIGLQGKKGNSGDDGNPGVKGSKGESGLSGLPGRDGEEGKPGYKGEQGERGECGTPGIKGDRGPEGPVGTRGNRGLQGLAGPNGDIGPEGLMGKKGERGLSGPPGIQGETGIGLPGPKGDVGFQGRLGPPGPPGLGEPGLPGPQGPQGIQGEKGPIGEGFAGPKGDRGLEGPRGPRGQPGAGIKGDKGGFGPPGFPGPIGLPGLGIQGEKGIEGPRGPPGGRGPQGDGYPGPKGDQGLPGELGSTGERGAGEPGAKGEPGASGLAGFPGLPGEDGAPGQKGEPGVGGLRGPEGAAGIGTQGEKGDQGQRGIRGLGGPPGIAGPSGAKGEPGTPGRLGMPGLPGRGIIGPKGDLGPPGPSGPLGETGYGLPGPKGDRGGPGPSGPFGPKGDGYPGPTGTPGLPGLPGEPGLEGLGIPGPKGDIGFRGLPGLAGPPGEGLQGLPGGIGRQGPPGPTGPPGQGIQGPKGEAGSQGVTGPRGPPGEGFPGAKGDRGSGGERGLKGVKGDLGDPGVPGQSGRPGFKGDMGLTREDIIKMIKEICGCGIKCKERPMELVFVIDSSESVGPENFEIIKDFVAALVDRVTVGRNATRIGLVLYSLEVKLEFNLARYMTKQDVKQAIRNIPYIGEGTHTGTAIRKATQDAFYSSRKGVSKVAIVITDGQTDKRESVKLDIAVREAHAANIEMYALGIVNTSDPTQSEFLRELNLIASDPDSEHMYLIDDFNTLPALESKLVSKFCEDENGDLIYNRVTNGYRNGKNGNYGNGNYGNGYGTTNQEDFNNGRRTVTTTGTQSQGGRVDLTQPINLGTATVQTGQRKGGQDGGIYTPDWGTGRGDVPTLNRNTSSSSRESSSSNTRGSSSSSSSGTSSGTSSSSSGSSGSVQLVPAPRPKLPKEFVPLDPRCALVLDQGPCRDYKMRWYYDKQANACAQFWYGACEGNQNRFNTEEECKRTCVQERAG
- the LOC106575308 gene encoding collagen alpha-1(XXVIII) chain isoform X2, translated to MFATDVVERLQGVKLQTGRALSSRAALLQFSSHVIIEQTFKQWRGVANFKARIAPIRYIGHGTYTTYAITNLTKIYMEESEPGSVRVAILLTDGIPHPRNPDIFSAVADAKNQGVKFFMVGITPAANDTSNVAQLRQLASSPANRYLHNLQDRDIVDKVIKEITELADEGCPLDLKCACDKGERGPIGLQGKKGNSGDDGNPGVKGSKGESGLSGLPGRDGEEGKPGYKGEQGERGECGTPGIKGDRGPEGPVGTRGNRGLQGLAGPNGDIGPEGLMGKKGERGLSGPPGIQGETGIGLPGPKGDVGFQGRLGPPGPPGLGEPGLPGPQGPQGIQGEKGPIGEGFAGPKGDRGLEGPRGPRGQPGAGIKGDKGGFGPPGFPGPIGLPGLGIQGEKGIEGPRGPPGGRGPQGDGYPGPKGDQGLPGELGSTGERGAGEPGAKGEPGASGLAGFPGLPGEDGAPGQKGEPGVGGLRGPEGAAGIGTQGEKGDQGQRGIRGLGGPPGIAGPSGAKGEPGTPGRLGMPGLPGRGIIGPKGDLGPPGPSGPLGETGYGLPGPKGDRGGPGPSGPFGPKGDGYPGPTGTPGLPGLPGEPGLEGLGIPGPKGDIGFRGLPGLAGPPGEGLQGLPGGIGRQGPPGPTGPPGQGIQGPKGEAGSQGVTGPRGPPGEGFPGAKGDRGSGGERGLKGVKGDLGDPGVPGQSGRPGFKGDMGLTREDIIKMIKEICGCGIKCKERPMELVFVIDSSESVGPENFEIIKDFVAALVDRVTVGRNATRIGLVLYSLEVKLEFNLARYMTKQDVKQAIRNIPYIGEGTHTGTAIRKATQDAFYSSRKGVSKVAIVITDGQTDKRESVKLDIAVREAHAANIEMYALGIVNTSDPTQSEFLRELNLIASDPDSEHMYLIDDFNTLPALESKLVSKFCEDENGDLIYNRVTNGYRNGKNGNYGNGNYGNGYGTTNQEDFNNGRRTVTTTGTQSQGGRVDLTQPINLGTATVQTGQRKGGQDGGIYTPDWGTGRGDVPTLNRNTSSSSRESSSSNTRGSSSSSSSGTSSGTSSSSSGSSGSVQLVPAPRPKLPKEFVPLDPRCALVLDQGPCRDYKMRWYYDKQANACAQFWYGACEGNQNRFNTEEECKRTCVQERAG